In Saccharolobus solfataricus, a genomic segment contains:
- a CDS encoding 30S ribosomal protein S8, which yields MVFVNPLANALTSIYNNEMRRNKQAIIMPASKLVINVLRVMQKEGYVGEFEYIDDGRWGKITVQLLGRVNKCGPITPRYPLSYRQMIALPDYVRRYLPSKEIGIIIVSTSKGVMSHKEAARLRIGGVALGYVY from the coding sequence ATGGTATTCGTGAATCCGTTGGCAAATGCATTAACGTCCATATATAATAATGAGATGAGAAGGAATAAACAAGCTATTATAATGCCAGCATCTAAATTAGTAATAAATGTTTTAAGAGTTATGCAGAAGGAAGGTTATGTAGGAGAATTTGAATATATTGATGATGGAAGATGGGGAAAGATAACAGTACAGTTGTTAGGAAGAGTTAATAAGTGCGGTCCAATAACTCCACGATATCCTCTTAGTTATAGACAGATGATTGCGTTGCCAGATTACGTTAGACGTTATCTACCATCGAAAGAGATAGGCATAATTATTGTTTCGACATCTAAAGGTGTAATGTCCCATAAAGAAGCTGCAAGATTGCGAATAGGTGGGGTAGCACTAGGATACGTGTATTGA
- a CDS encoding 30S ribosomal protein S14 has protein sequence MGKYKPPAERKYGKGVQSCQRCGSKDSVIQKYGIYLCRQCFREVAYELGFRKYW, from the coding sequence ATGGGTAAATATAAGCCTCCGGCTGAGAGAAAGTATGGAAAAGGAGTTCAATCTTGTCAAAGATGCGGAAGTAAGGATTCTGTAATTCAAAAATATGGGATTTATTTGTGTAGGCAGTGTTTTAGAGAAGTCGCGTATGAATTAGGATTTAGGAAATATTGGTGA
- a CDS encoding 50S ribosomal protein L5, translating to MAESTLPLSQNPMRKVKLSKVTVNIGLGESGDRLQKAYQLLQELTGAKPVYTISKKTIREFGIRKGQEIGVKVTLRGAQAEEFLRKVLEAIGYRLKKSSFDDYGNVSFGIAEHVILPGARYDPEIGIFGMDIAITLERAGYRISRRRRKKAKIPKRHRVTKEEAMEFLRNNFNVQLVEG from the coding sequence ATGGCAGAGTCTACTTTACCTCTTAGCCAGAATCCAATGAGGAAGGTTAAATTAAGCAAGGTTACTGTTAACATAGGACTAGGTGAGTCTGGAGATAGGTTGCAAAAAGCTTATCAACTTTTACAAGAGCTAACGGGAGCCAAACCAGTATATACTATTTCCAAGAAGACTATAAGGGAGTTTGGAATTAGAAAAGGTCAAGAAATTGGAGTTAAAGTGACTTTGAGAGGTGCACAAGCTGAGGAATTCTTAAGAAAGGTATTAGAAGCTATAGGATACAGATTAAAGAAGAGTAGCTTTGACGATTATGGTAACGTATCTTTTGGCATTGCGGAACATGTAATTTTGCCCGGTGCAAGATATGATCCAGAAATAGGTATATTCGGAATGGATATAGCTATTACACTTGAGAGGGCTGGCTATAGGATTTCTAGAAGGAGAAGAAAGAAGGCTAAAATTCCAAAGAGGCATAGGGTTACGAAGGAGGAAGCTATGGAGTTTTTAAGAAATAATTTTAATGTACAGTTGGTAGAAGGGTGA
- a CDS encoding 30S ribosomal protein S4e, which translates to MAHITRFEAPWFLMISKKQYKWTVRPNAGPHSIEKSIPLAVVIRDYLKLAGTIREAKHIIFDGKVLVDGKVRKDYKYPVGLMDIVSIPSADLYFRVLPDNVRFMRFSKISADEARYKYVRIINKTTIKEGRIQLNLEDGRNILVDKETAKNFKTLMTLKIELPSQQILDSFTISERSYAIFVGGRNVGIHGIVKNINLSKFKSRKYSVITLESRDGNTYQTNIMNVMSIGREKSDLRVD; encoded by the coding sequence ATGGCGCATATAACAAGATTTGAAGCACCTTGGTTTTTAATGATAAGTAAAAAACAATATAAGTGGACGGTTAGACCTAATGCTGGACCTCACTCTATTGAGAAAAGCATACCTTTAGCTGTTGTAATTAGAGATTATCTGAAACTTGCGGGGACGATAAGAGAGGCTAAGCATATAATATTTGATGGCAAAGTTTTAGTGGATGGTAAGGTAAGGAAAGACTATAAGTATCCTGTTGGACTTATGGATATTGTTTCAATTCCCTCTGCTGACCTATATTTTAGGGTTCTTCCAGATAATGTTAGGTTCATGAGATTTTCCAAGATATCTGCTGATGAGGCCCGGTATAAGTACGTTAGAATTATAAATAAAACTACGATAAAGGAAGGAAGAATTCAGCTTAATCTAGAGGATGGAAGAAATATCCTTGTAGATAAAGAGACTGCCAAGAATTTCAAAACGCTTATGACGTTAAAGATCGAATTACCTAGCCAACAAATATTAGATTCATTCACTATCTCAGAAAGATCATATGCGATTTTCGTAGGAGGTAGAAACGTCGGTATTCACGGTATTGTTAAGAATATAAATTTGAGTAAGTTTAAGTCTAGAAAATACAGTGTGATAACCTTAGAAAGTAGGGACGGTAATACTTATCAGACTAATATTATGAACGTAATGAGTATAGGTAGGGAAAAATCTGACTTGAGAGTTGATTAA
- the rplX gene encoding 50S ribosomal protein L24: MVSLKPSKQRKLLYTLPLHQRKKLLVAKVSDDIASQYGIKRIRVRKGDTVRVMRGGNSGKEGKVVEVNTKTGRLAIEGITRKKVDGTPVYVWIHASKVMITKLDLSDPRRREKLEKSKK, translated from the coding sequence ATGGTATCTCTTAAACCTTCTAAACAAAGGAAATTACTATATACTTTACCATTGCATCAAAGAAAGAAGCTACTAGTTGCTAAAGTATCTGATGATATTGCGTCTCAATATGGTATAAAACGTATTAGAGTAAGAAAAGGAGATACTGTTAGGGTAATGCGAGGAGGTAATAGTGGTAAAGAAGGAAAGGTAGTTGAAGTTAATACTAAGACCGGAAGATTAGCAATAGAAGGAATAACGAGAAAAAAAGTTGATGGAACACCAGTATATGTGTGGATTCATGCGTCTAAAGTGATGATAACTAAGCTAGATCTGAGTGATCCAAGAAGACGGGAAAAGTTAGAAAAATCTAAGAAGTGA
- a CDS encoding 50S ribosomal protein L14, with protein sequence MSEKIQVLGSRKGLTPALQHYSVVNVADNSGGKEAMIIGVYGYRGVLRRVPFANIADMVMVSIKKGTPEVRKQKFRAVIVRQRMPYRRPDGTWISFEDNAVVIINPDGTPKGTEVRGPIAREAAERWPKIASLATLVV encoded by the coding sequence GTGTCAGAAAAGATTCAAGTTTTAGGATCCAGAAAAGGTTTAACGCCAGCTCTCCAACATTATTCGGTAGTTAACGTTGCTGATAATAGTGGAGGAAAGGAAGCTATGATAATTGGCGTATATGGTTATAGAGGTGTTTTAAGAAGAGTTCCATTTGCTAACATTGCTGATATGGTTATGGTGTCAATTAAGAAAGGAACGCCAGAGGTTAGAAAACAGAAGTTTAGAGCAGTAATCGTGAGACAAAGAATGCCATATAGAAGACCCGATGGTACGTGGATTTCTTTTGAGGATAATGCAGTAGTTATAATAAATCCAGATGGAACACCAAAAGGTACTGAGGTTAGGGGACCGATAGCGAGAGAAGCAGCTGAGAGATGGCCAAAAATAGCTAGTCTCGCTACATTGGTGGTGTAA
- a CDS encoding 30S ribosomal protein S17, with protein MVSKGKTVKDPGIPNITIPEKVCEDEDCPYHGSLRVRGITLEGVIVKYRGTKAAVIERQYLYYDSKYKRYERRRSRIHAHVPPCINVREGDKVIIGECRPLSKSISFVVLGKVS; from the coding sequence ATGGTATCTAAGGGAAAGACGGTAAAGGACCCGGGAATACCTAATATTACTATTCCCGAGAAGGTATGTGAAGATGAAGATTGTCCTTATCATGGATCATTGAGAGTTAGGGGTATAACATTAGAAGGAGTAATTGTAAAGTATAGAGGTACTAAAGCTGCAGTTATAGAAAGGCAATACTTATACTATGACTCGAAGTATAAGAGATATGAAAGGAGGAGAAGTAGGATCCATGCCCATGTACCGCCATGTATTAATGTTAGAGAGGGAGATAAAGTTATAATAGGCGAATGTAGACCTCTTTCTAAATCTATAAGTTTTGTTGTATTAGGCAAGGTGAGTTGA
- a CDS encoding ribonuclease P protein subunit, with product MILDYINSRIKILWYTDPFLISREGVIVLETEKTFLIKLEEKNKFIRIFKAHGIFEITFKGKSFIIAGYKLVRKPWKRI from the coding sequence ATGATTTTAGATTACATTAATTCTAGAATAAAGATTTTATGGTATACGGATCCTTTTCTAATTTCTAGAGAAGGTGTTATTGTATTAGAGACGGAAAAAACGTTTTTGATTAAATTAGAAGAGAAGAACAAGTTTATAAGGATATTTAAAGCTCATGGTATATTTGAGATAACTTTTAAAGGTAAGTCTTTTATAATAGCTGGCTATAAGCTGGTAAGAAAACCTTGGAAAAGAATTTAG
- the rpmC gene encoding 50S ribosomal protein L29 codes for MTVDPEELRKMETGDLLKKLDELKLELIKLRVQSRMGTLKNTASIRNTRKDIARILTVLSEKKKVKREKVENK; via the coding sequence ATGACGGTAGATCCCGAAGAATTAAGAAAAATGGAAACTGGAGATCTGTTGAAGAAGTTAGATGAATTAAAGTTAGAGCTAATAAAACTTAGAGTACAATCTAGAATGGGAACTTTAAAGAATACTGCAAGTATTAGAAATACAAGAAAAGATATAGCAAGAATATTAACAGTTTTAAGTGAGAAGAAAAAAGTTAAAAGAGAAAAAGTAGAGAATAAATAG
- a CDS encoding 30S ribosomal protein S3: MPNIKRYFLEKSIVKVKIDEYLAKQYYNAEYAGVEVLKTPIGTRVIIYAGRPSMIIGRGGRNIKQLAQIFEKVFGLENPQITITNVENPELNARVMAFRLAIALEKGYHFRRAAFISMRRIMNAGALGAEIIISGKLTTERARYEKLKEGIVYKSGQQLEKMIDRAIAIAMLKPGIFGVEVVITKPLKIEDKINLKESPSVPQEVSVTNVTFIEESSQKSEEKSEGEKE; encoded by the coding sequence ATGCCAAACATTAAGAGGTATTTCCTTGAAAAGTCTATAGTGAAAGTCAAGATTGATGAGTATTTAGCTAAGCAATATTATAACGCAGAATATGCAGGAGTAGAAGTCTTGAAAACTCCAATTGGAACTAGAGTTATAATATATGCAGGAAGGCCTTCAATGATAATAGGAAGGGGTGGAAGAAATATAAAACAGCTGGCGCAAATTTTCGAAAAAGTTTTTGGTCTAGAGAATCCACAAATTACAATAACAAATGTAGAAAACCCAGAGCTTAATGCTAGAGTAATGGCATTTAGGTTAGCAATAGCCTTAGAAAAGGGATACCATTTTAGAAGAGCAGCTTTTATATCAATGAGAAGAATTATGAATGCTGGAGCACTAGGCGCAGAAATAATAATAAGTGGCAAGCTTACTACGGAGAGGGCTAGATATGAGAAATTAAAAGAAGGTATTGTATACAAAAGCGGACAGCAATTAGAGAAAATGATAGATAGAGCCATAGCTATAGCGATGCTGAAACCTGGAATATTTGGTGTTGAAGTAGTTATAACTAAACCACTTAAGATTGAAGATAAAATTAATTTGAAAGAGTCTCCTTCCGTACCTCAAGAAGTGTCAGTAACTAATGTGACTTTTATTGAAGAATCGTCACAAAAAAGTGAGGAGAAAAGTGAGGGTGAGAAAGAATGA
- a CDS encoding 50S ribosomal protein L22 yields MASWKYPQLDVDELKIAKAVIRDVPASIRDLYNVCKAIRGMYLNDAKDFLNRVLEEKEALPFWRYNKGASHKSNISAKWKIKAGRYPKKAIRQVLKVLENAEANATNKGLDVDKLIIRHIAAHKGITLQRYMPRAFGRATAKYRRTSNIEVILEEVE; encoded by the coding sequence ATGGCTAGTTGGAAGTATCCTCAATTAGATGTTGACGAGTTAAAAATTGCAAAGGCTGTAATAAGAGATGTTCCTGCATCTATAAGAGATCTTTATAATGTTTGTAAAGCTATTAGGGGAATGTATCTTAATGATGCGAAAGATTTTCTAAATAGAGTTTTAGAGGAGAAGGAAGCCTTACCTTTCTGGAGATATAATAAAGGTGCATCACACAAGTCTAATATATCTGCCAAGTGGAAAATAAAAGCTGGTAGATATCCAAAGAAAGCTATAAGGCAAGTGTTGAAGGTATTAGAAAATGCGGAGGCTAATGCGACTAATAAAGGGCTAGATGTTGATAAATTAATTATAAGACATATAGCTGCCCACAAAGGTATAACATTACAAAGATACATGCCAAGAGCTTTTGGGAGGGCTACTGCAAAGTATAGAAGGACATCTAATATTGAAGTAATCTTAGAGGAGGTGGAGTAA
- a CDS encoding 30S ribosomal protein S19, whose translation MSLEIPPEWKNFKYRGKSIDELLNMPMDEFIKLLPSRQRRSLKRGFTDAQRHLLEKVRKYRREGKFNKTIKTHVRNLVILPELIGLKMAVYNGKEFVEFTVTPEMIGHYLGEYSITTKKVEHGEPGLKATRSSLFLAMKG comes from the coding sequence ATGTCATTAGAAATACCACCTGAATGGAAGAACTTTAAATACAGAGGTAAGAGTATAGATGAGTTACTAAATATGCCAATGGATGAGTTTATCAAATTATTGCCTTCAAGGCAAAGAAGATCATTAAAGCGTGGATTTACTGATGCGCAAAGACACTTGCTAGAGAAAGTAAGGAAGTACAGAAGAGAAGGAAAGTTTAATAAAACCATTAAGACACATGTCAGAAACTTAGTTATATTGCCAGAGCTAATTGGTCTTAAAATGGCTGTATATAACGGAAAGGAATTTGTTGAGTTTACGGTTACGCCGGAGATGATAGGTCATTATCTAGGAGAGTATTCAATAACAACTAAGAAAGTTGAACATGGAGAACCAGGATTAAAGGCTACGAGATCAAGTTTATTCTTAGCAATGAAAGGATGA
- a CDS encoding 50S ribosomal protein L2 — MGKNLLQQRAGKGSPTFRNPGWLRIGKVRYPNIFGHFIGKVIDIVHNPGMNAPVALVKLENGTKFLMQAIQGLVVNQKIEFGKGSPIANGNVIEIGDAPEGTIVCNVEENFGDGGKYARSAGSYAVVVGKSGDRVLIRLPSDKIKAVSNKARATVGIVAGGGVIEKPLLKAGANYWKYKVKAKKWPIVRGVAMNVVDHPHGGGLHQSVSRPSTVSRNAPPGRKVGHIAARRTGRKEGK; from the coding sequence ATGGGTAAGAATTTGTTACAGCAAAGGGCAGGCAAGGGTTCTCCAACTTTTAGAAATCCAGGCTGGTTAAGAATAGGTAAGGTAAGATATCCTAACATTTTTGGGCATTTTATAGGCAAGGTAATAGACATAGTGCATAATCCAGGTATGAATGCACCCGTTGCTTTAGTGAAATTAGAAAATGGAACTAAGTTTTTAATGCAAGCGATTCAAGGGCTTGTTGTTAATCAGAAGATAGAATTTGGTAAGGGATCTCCAATAGCTAACGGCAACGTTATAGAAATAGGCGATGCACCAGAGGGTACAATAGTATGTAACGTTGAAGAAAATTTTGGAGATGGAGGTAAATACGCTAGAAGTGCCGGTTCGTATGCGGTAGTAGTAGGCAAAAGCGGTGATAGGGTGCTAATTAGATTACCTTCAGATAAAATAAAAGCAGTTTCGAATAAGGCTAGAGCTACTGTGGGTATAGTAGCCGGAGGTGGAGTCATAGAAAAACCACTATTAAAGGCTGGAGCTAATTATTGGAAGTACAAAGTAAAAGCTAAGAAATGGCCTATTGTGAGGGGCGTTGCAATGAACGTGGTTGATCATCCTCACGGTGGTGGGCTACATCAGAGTGTAAGTAGGCCTTCTACGGTATCTAGAAATGCTCCTCCAGGCAGAAAAGTTGGTCATATTGCAGCAAGGAGAACGGGTAGGAAGGAGGGTAAGTGA
- a CDS encoding 50S ribosomal protein L23: MIQMALATEKALKLIESYNTLTLIVDKSDTKDDIKKSVERLFNVKVVKVNVVITPQGYKKAYVKLAPEYKASDIAHKLGIF, from the coding sequence ATGATTCAAATGGCTTTAGCTACAGAGAAGGCATTAAAACTTATTGAGTCCTATAATACGCTTACATTAATAGTAGATAAGAGTGATACTAAAGACGACATTAAGAAATCTGTAGAGAGATTATTTAACGTTAAGGTGGTAAAAGTCAACGTAGTTATAACACCTCAAGGTTACAAGAAGGCATATGTAAAATTAGCACCAGAATATAAGGCAAGTGATATAGCCCATAAATTGGGCATATTTTGA
- the rpl4p gene encoding 50S ribosomal protein L4, with protein MYLELVKKKSDILDKDGNRIKEVELPIIFSFPVRKDLIRRVFIAEFTHSLQPKGRDPNAGKRTSAESFGINLGMARVPRVKNSGEAALAPNTVGGRLAFPPSVNKKLAEEANVKEKRLAVISALSATADIAFVRARGHVFKDSVRFPIVVTDDIVNLKTTSEVEEFLKKIGVYDDVERVKERIRIRAGKGKMRGRKYKEPIGPLIIVHDSNSPIIKAARNLAGVDVVNAKDVSVIHLAPGAHPGRLTIYTESSIKILDERLSKRVVS; from the coding sequence ATGTATTTAGAGCTAGTTAAGAAGAAGTCTGATATTTTGGATAAAGATGGAAATAGAATAAAAGAGGTTGAATTACCCATTATTTTTTCGTTTCCAGTAAGAAAAGACCTAATAAGAAGAGTATTTATAGCTGAGTTTACACATTCGCTACAACCAAAAGGTAGAGATCCTAATGCAGGCAAAAGGACATCAGCTGAGAGTTTTGGAATAAATCTTGGTATGGCCAGAGTTCCTAGAGTTAAAAATTCTGGTGAAGCTGCCTTAGCACCTAATACCGTAGGCGGAAGATTAGCATTTCCCCCCTCAGTAAACAAAAAACTTGCAGAAGAGGCAAACGTTAAGGAGAAACGATTAGCTGTAATTAGTGCACTAAGCGCTACAGCGGACATAGCTTTCGTCAGAGCTAGGGGACATGTATTTAAAGATTCAGTACGTTTCCCTATAGTAGTAACTGACGATATTGTTAATCTAAAAACCACAAGTGAGGTGGAAGAGTTTTTAAAGAAAATAGGTGTTTACGATGATGTAGAGAGAGTGAAAGAAAGGATTAGGATAAGGGCTGGAAAGGGCAAAATGAGGGGAAGAAAGTATAAGGAACCAATAGGTCCGTTAATAATTGTACATGACAGCAATTCCCCAATAATTAAGGCTGCAAGAAACTTAGCTGGAGTTGATGTAGTTAATGCTAAAGACGTAAGCGTTATTCATTTGGCTCCCGGAGCTCATCCGGGTAGACTTACTATTTATACCGAAAGTAGTATAAAGATTTTAGACGAACGATTAAGTAAGAGAGTGGTGAGTTAG
- a CDS encoding 50S ribosomal protein L3 → MGHRKLASPRRGSAGLRPRKRSSELLPTPRTWPQINSQNPKLLGFVGYKVGMTHVFMIDDWPNSPTNGKEIYMPVTVLEVPPIIPLALRAYAIDGKGEPNVITEYWSSSSLQFLDITRRIHSISSFLKDDESKKKFDERFNTKLDLIKSNLDRIVYFRLLVSTQPRKIPSLGKKAPDLVEIQIGGGEKKSQLDYALNILGKEITIRDVFKEGQLIDVVGVTKGKGFAGVIKRYSVVELPRWHKHRKGSRKIGTRGPSLGTPSYTPQPGQLGFHRRTEYNKRIIKIGDEPKEINPAGGFVRYGIVRNTYVLLEGSILGSKKRPIFLREPVRPSYVFENPPKITYVNLLSQQG, encoded by the coding sequence ATGGGTCATCGAAAGTTAGCCTCACCTAGACGTGGGTCAGCTGGTCTTAGACCTAGAAAAAGATCATCCGAGTTATTACCAACACCTAGAACATGGCCTCAAATAAATTCACAGAATCCAAAATTGTTAGGCTTTGTAGGATATAAGGTTGGCATGACACACGTTTTTATGATTGACGATTGGCCTAACTCTCCTACTAATGGTAAAGAGATATATATGCCGGTTACAGTCTTAGAAGTACCTCCAATTATACCGTTGGCGTTAAGAGCTTATGCAATTGACGGTAAAGGCGAACCAAACGTAATAACAGAGTATTGGTCTTCCTCCTCTTTACAGTTCTTGGATATTACGAGAAGAATTCATTCAATTTCATCTTTTTTGAAAGATGATGAAAGTAAAAAGAAGTTCGATGAAAGATTTAATACTAAGTTGGATCTTATCAAATCTAACCTAGATAGAATAGTCTACTTTAGGCTTTTGGTCTCCACTCAACCTAGGAAGATACCATCATTAGGTAAAAAAGCGCCAGATTTAGTAGAGATTCAGATAGGTGGAGGAGAAAAGAAATCACAATTGGACTATGCATTAAACATTCTAGGAAAAGAAATCACAATTAGAGACGTTTTCAAAGAGGGTCAACTAATAGATGTGGTAGGAGTTACTAAGGGTAAGGGTTTTGCTGGTGTGATAAAAAGATATAGTGTGGTAGAATTACCTAGGTGGCATAAGCATAGAAAAGGAAGTAGGAAAATAGGTACTAGAGGTCCATCTTTAGGAACACCTAGTTATACGCCTCAGCCTGGACAGTTAGGTTTTCATAGGAGAACTGAATATAATAAGAGGATTATAAAAATTGGTGATGAGCCTAAAGAGATAAATCCTGCAGGTGGTTTTGTAAGATATGGAATAGTAAGGAACACATATGTTTTGTTAGAAGGCTCAATATTAGGTTCAAAGAAGAGGCCAATATTCTTAAGAGAACCCGTTAGGCCTTCTTATGTTTTTGAAAATCCTCCTAAGATAACTTATGTTAACCTTTTAAGTCAACAAGGGTGA
- a CDS encoding RNA methyltransferase yields the protein MMFPFPRYKPLNVVLFLSIFDVENSLLEVTLKLSFILRVTTTFRVNKIYWITDSLNSRKLEKIITDITKYALLPPYLKKYVPISRNLKKVGLMSPLGIPYHFIFKQAVEGEIRLGYKGDFGLNKKLNSSSKTILITDSLKAGYIDYRGFYYTGVKNEFIDFKKVFNFDNLIIASRSGKNPLQAKEQLTNLYNKYGLTLMIGPPTGNLLQRLGKQYLDKSYNFVIKQGVSDIRAEEALAYSLSILNLLLS from the coding sequence ATGATGTTTCCTTTTCCACGTTACAAACCTTTAAATGTTGTCCTTTTTTTATCTATATTTGATGTTGAAAATTCTCTTCTTGAAGTTACGTTAAAACTTTCATTTATACTTAGAGTCACAACTACATTTAGAGTGAATAAAATTTACTGGATAACAGATTCCCTAAATTCTAGAAAACTAGAAAAAATAATTACAGATATTACTAAATATGCTCTTTTACCACCGTATCTTAAAAAATACGTTCCTATTAGTCGTAATTTGAAGAAAGTTGGTTTAATGAGTCCACTAGGGATACCGTATCACTTTATTTTTAAACAAGCTGTTGAAGGTGAGATAAGATTAGGATATAAGGGTGATTTTGGTCTGAACAAGAAATTAAATTCATCATCGAAGACTATTTTAATTACTGACTCACTAAAAGCTGGTTATATCGACTATCGTGGTTTCTATTATACTGGAGTAAAAAATGAGTTTATAGACTTTAAAAAGGTATTTAATTTTGATAATCTTATAATTGCTAGTAGGAGTGGGAAAAATCCCTTACAAGCTAAGGAACAGCTAACCAATTTGTACAATAAATATGGCCTTACCTTGATGATTGGACCACCAACTGGAAATCTATTACAAAGATTAGGTAAGCAATACTTAGATAAGTCGTATAACTTTGTTATTAAACAAGGAGTTTCAGATATTAGGGCGGAAGAGGCATTAGCTTATTCTCTGTCTATTCTAAACCTTCTGTTAAGTTAG